In Kwoniella dejecticola CBS 10117 chromosome 4, complete sequence, one genomic interval encodes:
- a CDS encoding mitochondrial 37S ribosomal protein uS4m, with protein MPLKPAARNVFNYNRAIPRMSWAPENLFNLWQRTSPDSPIKRSHDFTRTNSTPYQLRFTAKRLLRGYHGDHIGYTKFSRWYMPEKLPAIHESSSGDSSEMNKWVEGRERSGGRTSEERSQKRKEKNSKAPIGTMLFADVERRLDVLIFRSCFAQSVWEARRYVVQGHVKLNGQVIRNPNVMLEPGDLFSIDPKHIHMLRPPTPTPSSAEGAETGTETPPSEAVDAESESAEEVGATASSSGDADSSSFTEASAASQTPITTSLPDSTPSTFTSDSTSTSHFNLPSYAQPHIFVPAYILPSYLTCSAVYVRHPTARPGYSEIPSPYDAGGELMSLGWEYFKRSMPRMRKKTDKWPNPWGGYGKK; from the exons ATGCCTCTCAAGCCAGCTGCAAGGAATGTGTTCAACTACAATAGGGCAATACCGCGTATG AGCTGGGCGCCCGAAAACCTTTTTAATTTATGGCAACGCACATCCCCCGATTCACCCATAAAACGATCACACGACTTCACACGGACAAATTCGACGCCTTACCAACTCCGATTCACGGCCAAACGACTTTTGAGGGGCTATCATGGCGATCATATTGGTTATACGAAGTTCTCGAGATGGTACATGCCCGAGAAATTACCGGCGATACATGAGAGCAGCAGTGGAGACTCGAGCGAGATGAATAAATGGGTCGAAGGTAGAGAGCGATCAGGGGGTCGAAcgagcgaagaaaggagtcagaaaaggaaagagaagaattCAAAGGCGCCAATAGGGACGATGCTCTTTGCGGATGTGGAGAGGAGACTGGACGTGTTGATTTTCAGGAGTTGTTTTGCGCAGAGTGTATGGGAGGCGAGGAGGTATGTCGTTCAAGGGCATGTCAAGCTCAATGGACAAGTT ATCCGCAATCCGAATGTAATGCTCGAACCGGGAGATCTCTTCTCGATAGATCCTAAACACATTCACATGCTTCGACCGCCCACTCCAACCCCCTCCTCTGCAGAAGGAGCGGAAACAGGAACTGAGACACCACCATCAGAAGCTGTCGATGCAGAATCAGAATCGGCAGAAGAAGTAGGCGCTACCGCCTCGTCATCCGGAGACGCAGATTCCTCCTCATTTACTGAAGCTTCCGCCGCTTCCCAGACTCCAATAACCACTTCTTTACCCGATTCTACCCCGTCCACCTTCACATCGgattcgacatcgacatcgcaTTTCAACCTACCTTCCTACGCACAACCGCACATCTTCGTTCCGGCTTATATACTGCCGTCGTACCTTACTTGTTCAGCAGTCTACGTGCGACACCCGACTGCCCGACCTGGATATTCGGAGATACCTTCTCCATATGATGCTGGAGGAGAACTGATGAGTCTGGGTTGGGAGTACTTCAAGAGGAGTATGccgaggatgaggaagaagactgatAAATGGCCAAATCCATGGGGAGGGTATGGTAAGAAGTAG
- a CDS encoding Grx4 family monothiol glutaredoxin, translating into MSFARAGLRTLRSLPPSQVYRSSVLIHQRRLISDEARKLIDNAVQSNPLVVFMKGTPEAPQCGFSRAVCQILDVQGVPREKIVSYNCLEDQELRSAIKEYSEWPTIPQVYVKGEFVGGCDIVLSMHQSGELENLLIKEGLAPPLPEEEPAPKA; encoded by the exons ATGTCCTTCGCCAGAGCAGGTCTGCGTACCCTT cgatctcttcctccctcccAAGTATATCGATCGTCAGTCTTGATACATCAACGAAGATTGATATCTGATGAGGCTCGGAAATTGATTGACAAT GCCGTCCAATCGAACCCCTTAGTGGTTTTCATGAAAGGTACCCCTGAAGCACCTCAATGTGGTTTCTCAAGAGCGGTGTGTCAGATTTTGGATGTCCAA GGCGTGCCAAGGGAGAAGATCGTTTCGTACAATTGTCTAGAAGACCAAGAGCTCAGATCCGCTATCAAAGAATACAG TGAATGGCCAACGATCCCTCAAGTGTACGTCAAGGGAGAATTCGTCGGAGGATGCGATATCGTTCTATCAA TGCACCAAAGCGGGGAGCTTGAGAACCTGCTTATCAAAGAAGGATTGGCACCCCCTCTCCCGGAGGAAGAACCTGCTCCTAAAGCTTAG